Genomic window (Arthrobacter sp. StoSoilA2):
GGACCTTCCGCCGTGCTGACGGCCCTTGCGCTTTCCGGACTGCCCACAGACCGGTTTTGCTTCGAAGGCTTCCTGCCACGGAAGTCGGGGGAGCGGAATTCCCGCCTGGCGGACTTGGCTGACGAGCGCCGCACCATGGTGTTCTTCGAGGCTCCGCACCGGCTTGAAGTGATGCTTCGGGCACTGCACGAGCGCTTCGGCGCGGAACGCCGGGTGGCTGTTTGCCGTGAATTGACCAAGACCTACGAGGAAGTCATCCGCGGAACACTGCGCGAACTCCTGGAGTGGGCAGAAAACAATGAAGTCCGCGGCGAAATTGCCGTGGTTGTGGGTGGCGCTCCCGAGCAGGCTCCCGGCAAGCCGGAAGACCATGTAGCTGCCGTGAACGAGCTCATCTCCCAGGGAATCCGGTTGAAGGAAGCCGTCGCCGCCGTGGCCGATGACGCCCGTGTCAGCAAGCGGGAGCTGTATTCGGCGGTGCTTGCAGCACGCTGATCATCCCTGTGCAGGTGCACAATTTGGCGGGCGCATGGCAGTGCGTGAAGGCGTAGACACTGCTTCTTGCATGGCAGTACCGTGGCAGTAATTCAAGCCAATTCTGGCAAGGAACCCTAGTGGTGCAACCCTCCAATGCACCCAAGACGAAGGAGTCGCCATGACTGTAACGGTTGAACGCGAAAGCGAACTGCTGGCTTCCGTCCCCACCGGCCTGCTGATCAACGGTCAGTGGCGTCCGGCGGGATCCGGAAAGACTTTTGATGTTGAGGACCCGGCTACGGGCAAGGTCCTGCTCAGCATCTCCGACGCCGGTGCTGAAGACGGTGCCGCGGCCTTGGACGCCGCTGCTGCCGCCCAGGCTGACTGGGCACGCACGGCACCGCGCGAACGCGGTGAGATCCTGCGCCGTGCCTTCGAACTCGTCACCGAGCGCGCCGAAGACTTCGCGCTGCTGATGACCCTCGAAATGGGCAAGCCCCTGGCCGAAGCCCGCGGCGAGGTCACCTATGGCGCCGAATTCCTGCGCTGGTTCTCCGAGGAAGCTGTCCGTGTTTCGGGCCGCTATTCCGCAGCTCCGGACGGCAAGAACCGCCTGCTGGTTCAGAAGAAGCCGGTTGGACCCTGCCTGCTCATCACGCCGTGGAACTTCCCGCTGGCCATGGCCACCCGCAAGGTAGCCCCGGCCGTCGCCGCTGGCTGCACCATGGTGCTCAAGCCCGCCAACCTCACCCCGCTGACAAGCCTGCTCTTCGCGCAGGTGATGCAGGAAGCCGGCCTTCCCGCAGGTGTCCTGAACGTCATCCAGACCTCCACGGCCGGTGCTGTCACCGGACCGCTGATCAAGGATGACCGCCTCCGCAAGATCTCCTTCACCGGCTCCACCCCGGTTGGCCAGGCCCTGATCCGTGAAGCCGCGGACAAGGTCCTGCGCACGTCCATGGAACTTGGCGGCAACGCACCGTTCGTCGTCTTCGAGGATGCTGACCTGGACAAGGCCGTTGAAGGCGCCATCGCCGCCAAGATGCGCAACATGGGCGAGGCCTGCACCGCAGCAAACCGCTTCATCGTGCACGAGTCCATCGCCGACTCCTTCGCCGAGAAGTTCGCCGCGAAGATCGGTTCGCTCACCACAGCCCGCGGTACCGAGCCGGAGTCCAAGGTTGGTCCGCTGATCGACGGCAAGGCCCGCGATGGCGTGCACGCCCTCGTCACCGAAGCCGTAGCAGGAGGTGCCACAGCAGTCACCGGTGGTGCCGCCGTCGACGGTCCCGGCTACTTCTACCAGCCCACTGTGCTGAAGAACGTCGCCGCCGACTCCCGCATTCTCCAGGAAGAAATCTTCGGACCCGTGGCCCCGATCGTCACGTTCTCCACCGAAGACGACGCCATCCGCCTGGCCAACAACACCGAATACGGCCTGGTTGCCTACGTCTTCACGAAGGACCTCAACCGGGGCCTGCGGGTCAGCGAGAAGCTTGAGACCGGCATGCTCGGCCTCAACGCCGGTGTCATCTCCAACGCCGCTGCACCGTTCGGTGGCGTCAAGCAGTCCGGCCTGGGCCGCGAAGGCGGCTCCGAAGGCATCGAAGAGTACCTCTACACCCAGTACGTAGGTATCGCCGACCCGTACGCCGACTAGGTCCTGTACCCCGACTGAGTCCCGTACCCCGACCAGTCCAGGGGTTCCGTCCACCGCTCTCGCAACAAGAACGGTAGAGACAAGCAGAGGGCCCGACCCCGCAGCCATAAGTTCCGGAGTCGGGCCCTTTGCTGTTCCCACGTGGGATCGCGGTCTTAGCGGCGTTGCGGGAGAAGTCCCCTGAGCGCGCGCCATGATCCGGCAATCCCTTGCCCCGTCCGCCGGAACAGGGACCCCACAGCGCGGGAGGGGGCACCGAGTGCGTGGAACCAGCGGCGCATGAGCGACGGCGGCAGCCAGTTGGCACGGAAGCGAACCAGCCAGTTGGCATTGTTCCGTAACGAGTCACGAACAACAGCGATCCTGGCGGCAGCCGGCGAGGCTGCCTCCATCGGGCGACCATAACGTTGCCGTTCGAAGTCCGTGGTGAGTGAAGCGACGGCGCCGTGTGCGGCGTCGTCGAGACCCCCGGCCTCACCCAGAATGGAACTTGAACGGAGCCGGGACGAAAAGTGCCTTGGCGTTTCACTGGGAGTGGACGGTACACCATAGTCAGTGGCGAGGTCCTGCAACT
Coding sequences:
- the rsmI gene encoding 16S rRNA (cytidine(1402)-2'-O)-methyltransferase — protein: MVLAATPIGNVGDASSRLIELLATSDIVAAEDTRRLHRLVQALGVEVSGRVISYHEHNEVAKTGELLEYVRAGKTILMVSDAGMPSVSDPGFRLVEGAVAAGLTVTAVPGPSAVLTALALSGLPTDRFCFEGFLPRKSGERNSRLADLADERRTMVFFEAPHRLEVMLRALHERFGAERRVAVCRELTKTYEEVIRGTLRELLEWAENNEVRGEIAVVVGGAPEQAPGKPEDHVAAVNELISQGIRLKEAVAAVADDARVSKRELYSAVLAAR
- a CDS encoding NAD-dependent succinate-semialdehyde dehydrogenase, whose product is MTVTVERESELLASVPTGLLINGQWRPAGSGKTFDVEDPATGKVLLSISDAGAEDGAAALDAAAAAQADWARTAPRERGEILRRAFELVTERAEDFALLMTLEMGKPLAEARGEVTYGAEFLRWFSEEAVRVSGRYSAAPDGKNRLLVQKKPVGPCLLITPWNFPLAMATRKVAPAVAAGCTMVLKPANLTPLTSLLFAQVMQEAGLPAGVLNVIQTSTAGAVTGPLIKDDRLRKISFTGSTPVGQALIREAADKVLRTSMELGGNAPFVVFEDADLDKAVEGAIAAKMRNMGEACTAANRFIVHESIADSFAEKFAAKIGSLTTARGTEPESKVGPLIDGKARDGVHALVTEAVAGGATAVTGGAAVDGPGYFYQPTVLKNVAADSRILQEEIFGPVAPIVTFSTEDDAIRLANNTEYGLVAYVFTKDLNRGLRVSEKLETGMLGLNAGVISNAAAPFGGVKQSGLGREGGSEGIEEYLYTQYVGIADPYAD